The region TTTATGTTGAGTTCGGCGCCCATCGTTGAAGGCGCGGTTTCTGCGGCCGTGCAGGCGAGCCTCGGCGGAACTCTGGAGCAGGTACGGGAAGAAGCACTCGGTTCTCTTGGCAACAAAGCTGCCCAGCTTTCGGTGCCCGAGGAGAGCAGCGCCGCTGAGACACAGCCGAGCTCAGAGGCTGTATCAGGCCCCACTGCTGATGCGGTCATCGAAATACGGAACAAGCTCGGCCTTCATGCCCGGCCTGCGGCGACCTTTGTGCAGATAGCTGGACGCTTTGCATCGAAAACACAACTTGCTCGAACGGACAATGAAGCACGGCGATCGAATGCAAAGAGCATCAATGCCGTTGCCAGCATGGGTCTGCGGCGCGGTGAGACGATTCACGTGTGGGCAGAAGGACCGGACGCATCCGCAGCAATCGATGCACTGAAAAAGGCAGCCGAACATGACTTTGGCGAGGCCGAAGAGGCAGCAGTGTCCACAGCCACAGTACCGGTGGCAAGTGCCGAACGCGGCAGCAAGAGGTTTGATGGCGGCCTCATGGGCATTCCCGCTTCGCCAGGCTACGCGGCAGGTCCGGCAATCGTTCTGAAGTTGGCCGAACCGGAAATCAACCAACGCACGATTGATGACCCCGAGACAGAATTGAAACGTTTGTCGAAGGCTCTGGACGCCGTCCGAGCTTCGACCCAGCAATTGCGCCGGCAGATATCGATCTCTGCGACAGCGTATGATGCAGCAATTTTTGATGCCCATCTCATGTTCTTGAACGACCCCGATCTCCTGGAAAAGGTTCGGCTTGCCATTCTTGACGGACACAAGAACGCTGAATGGGCCTGGAGCGAAGCAATTCAAGGTGCGCTTGTCGACTATCGGAAAATCGAAGACGACTACATGCGCGCTCGTGCCGCCGATGTGGCGGATATCGGCCGGCAGGTGCTCATCCAGTTGGGCGGAGGAGCGGGTGTCCTGAACATACCGTTCCCAGGCATTCTGATTGCGGCGGATCTGTCACCCTCTGATACGGCGCGGCTCGACCGTGCAATGGTGCTCGGTGTCTGCACAGAAATGGGTGGCCCCACATCGCACAGCGCAATACTTGCGCGGACGCTGGGCATTCCCGCAGTTCTTGGTTGTGGCGAAGCCCTTGGCGAAATTGCCGAGGGAACACCCCTCGTGGTGGATGGATCGACAGGACAGGTCTGGACTTCTCCGTCTGCGCAGATTCTTAGCGCATACCAGGAGAAGATCGCGGAGTGGCGCAACCTGGAGGCCCTGGCCCGGCAGACAAGCCGCACTCCTGCCGTCAGCAAAGACGGCATTGCGGTGGAGATCGTGGCAAATATCGGTTCTGCAAAGGACGCGCGGGCAGCGTTGGATTCGGGAGCTGATGGCGTCGGGCTTCTGCGATCGGAATTTCTCTTTCTGGGCCGCCTTGATACGCCAGAAGAAGATGAGCAGTTCGCAGCCTATCGAGAAATTGCTGAAGTGATGGAAGACCGTCCGCTTGTGGTCAGGACCCTGGATGTGGGTGGCGACAAACCACTGGCCTATCTGCCGCAGAAGGAAGAACAGAATCCATTTTTGGGAAAGCGGGCACTGCGTCTCTGCCTGGACCAGCCAGATTTCTTCAAGGCCGAGTTGAGGGCAATCCTTCGAGCATCAGCAGGTCACAATATCAAAATCATGTTCCCCATGGTTGCAGACATTGCAGAACTGCGTCGCGCTCGCTCTCTTTTGGAAGAAGCCCGGCAAGAAGTACTGCGACGTGGAACTCTGACTGCGCCGAACGTCGACGTTGGCATCATGGTGGAAATACCCTCGGCGGCCCTTCTTGCGCCAGTATTCGCCCGCGAGGTGGATTTCTTCAGCATCGGCACGAATGACCTGACGCAATACACGATGGCCGCGGAGCGTGGGAATGCCGACGTAGCGTACTTGCAGGATGCTCTGCATCCGGCGGTCCTTCGGTTGATAGACTGGACCATTCGCGGCGCCGACGAAGCGGGCAAATGGGTCGGCGTTTGCGGAGAACTGGCTGGCGACCCTGT is a window of Coprothermobacter sp. DNA encoding:
- the ptsP gene encoding phosphoenolpyruvate--protein phosphotransferase yields the protein MVNLVLVSHSPSLARGAAELARLMTQQSPLIIATAAGTGDESSPLGTNAEEIAKAMEQAYSDDGVLVLMDMGSAVLSAEMALEFLPPEKKIKFMLSSAPIVEGAVSAAVQASLGGTLEQVREEALGSLGNKAAQLSVPEESSAAETQPSSEAVSGPTADAVIEIRNKLGLHARPAATFVQIAGRFASKTQLARTDNEARRSNAKSINAVASMGLRRGETIHVWAEGPDASAAIDALKKAAEHDFGEAEEAAVSTATVPVASAERGSKRFDGGLMGIPASPGYAAGPAIVLKLAEPEINQRTIDDPETELKRLSKALDAVRASTQQLRRQISISATAYDAAIFDAHLMFLNDPDLLEKVRLAILDGHKNAEWAWSEAIQGALVDYRKIEDDYMRARAADVADIGRQVLIQLGGGAGVLNIPFPGILIAADLSPSDTARLDRAMVLGVCTEMGGPTSHSAILARTLGIPAVLGCGEALGEIAEGTPLVVDGSTGQVWTSPSAQILSAYQEKIAEWRNLEALARQTSRTPAVSKDGIAVEIVANIGSAKDARAALDSGADGVGLLRSEFLFLGRLDTPEEDEQFAAYREIAEVMEDRPLVVRTLDVGGDKPLAYLPQKEEQNPFLGKRALRLCLDQPDFFKAELRAILRASAGHNIKIMFPMVADIAELRRARSLLEEARQEVLRRGTLTAPNVDVGIMVEIPSAALLAPVFAREVDFFSIGTNDLTQYTMAAERGNADVAYLQDALHPAVLRLIDWTIRGADEAGKWVGVCGELAGDPVAIPILLGLGVKELSMAPGSIPAAKSLARTLDIAGLRDLARESLELESAAAVRLLVRERLGLH